ATGGAGCGGAATATTAATTTGAAGTTTGTGAAATCAGGGAATATTGCCTATTCCCAGCAACGGGATACATTCACGCCAAATCTTTCCATAATTGACATCCTGATGTATAATGAAATTGATGACGTAAACCGGATCCTAAATAATTATGAGTTAATCTGATGGAAAAAATTATAATTTTTGGCGTAAGCCAGCTTGCGAGCCTCGCACATTTTTACTTTGAGCACGATTCTCCCCATGAGGTTGTTGCTTTTACGCTGGATAAAGAGTACATCACCGAAAATGAATTCAGGGGCCTTCCCGTAATAGCATTTGACGAAATTGAGGGGCTGTATCCGCCATCACAATACAAAATGTTTTTACCCATCAGTTTCAAACAGATGAATTTCCTTCGCAAACGGAAATATGAGCAAGCCAAACAAAAAGGTTACCAGTGCGTGAGTTATATTTCTTCAAAAGCAACGACTTGGCCCGATCTCGATGTAGGGGAGAACTGCTTCATTTTTGAAGACAATACCATACAGCCGTTTGTGAAAATCGGCAATAATTGTGTGCTTTGGAGCGGCAATCATATAGGGCACCACACTGAAATCAGGGACCATGTATTTATCACTTCCCAGGTCGTAATTTCGGGTTGCTGCATTATTGAGGAAAACGCTTTTTTCGGCGTTAACGCAACGATACGCGATGAAACCACAATTGGTAAAGGCACACTGGTGGGCATGGGCGCAAACATTACTAAAGACACGCCCGAATATAGCATATGGATTGGTGCAAAGTCGGCTATGCGTGAAGATAAAAGTATCGATATAGACAGTATTTCCCATAAAACCAAAGGATGATATGTGGTTGAAAAGAGGCGTAGTGATGCATGTGGATAACGACAATGAATGGATGGTGTCTCATGCCTGTGTTCCTACAGCCATTCAGATTAATCCTGAAACAATCAGGGTTTATTATGCTCCCCGGAACCAATCCGGAAAAAGTATTCCGACCTATTTTGACGTAAGCAGCAAGGACCCTTCGAAATTGCTTTACAAACACGACAAAGCCATCCTGGACTTAGGTGCGCTCGGGACATTTGATGACGATGGCATCATGCCCTGCTCGGCAGTACGCATTTCTGAAAACTGTATTTACCTGTATTATGTGGGCTGGAATCCAAGCGTTTCAGTGCCATACAGGAATGCCATCGGATTGGCCATAAGCCACGACAATGGAGACACGTTTACCAAAGCTTTTCAGGGAGCCATAGTAGAGCGCAATAGGAATGAACCTTTTTTTACGGCTTCGCCATTCGTATTAAAAGAAGATAATGTATGGCATTTATGGTACGCCTCAAGTACGGGATTTGTAATTGTTGACGATAAACCTGAACCCTTATACGAAATCAAGTATGCTTTTTCTCATGACGGTATAGATTGGAACCGCCCAAATATTACATGTATAGCGCCTTCGAAACAATATGAATGTACGGCCAGGCCCACTGTGATTAAGGAAGATGGTGTGTACAAGATGTGGTTCACTTACAGAGGTTCAGTGGACTACAGAGGCGGAAAGGAAAGCTACAGGATTGGGTATGCAGAATCAAAGGACGCCGTACATTGGGAAAGAATGGATTCGCGGGCAGGAATTGGCCTGTCTGAGGAAGGCTGGGATGCTGCAATGCAGACGTACCCTTCTGTGATCAATGTGGGCAGTAAGAAATATTTGTTCTATAATGGCAACGGATTCGGGAAAACCGGAATAGGATTAGCAGAATGGATCGTATGAGACCAAAAGTAAGCTGCCATATCATTACATATAACCAGAAAGATTACATTTCTAAATGCATTGATTCGGTATTGATGCAGGAAAGGGATTTTTCAATTGAGATTGTCATCGGAGATGACAATTCAAGCGATGGTACCAGGGAAATTCTCCTTCATTACCAAAAACAGTATCCTGACCTAATAAGGTTAAACCTGCGGGAACGCAGAGGTGGAGGCATACCCGGAAAGGAAAATTTCCTCACCACCCTTACCATGTGCACAGGCGAATACATTGCCCTTTGCGACGGGGACGATTACTGGTCTGATCCTGCAAAGCTCCGTAAGCAGGTTGCATTTTTGGATACAAATCCTGACTATGTCCTTCATTCGGGAAATGCCATTTATCTGGC
This genomic stretch from Flavobacterium pallidum harbors:
- a CDS encoding acetyltransferase; the protein is MEKIIIFGVSQLASLAHFYFEHDSPHEVVAFTLDKEYITENEFRGLPVIAFDEIEGLYPPSQYKMFLPISFKQMNFLRKRKYEQAKQKGYQCVSYISSKATTWPDLDVGENCFIFEDNTIQPFVKIGNNCVLWSGNHIGHHTEIRDHVFITSQVVISGCCIIEENAFFGVNATIRDETTIGKGTLVGMGANITKDTPEYSIWIGAKSAMREDKSIDIDSISHKTKG
- a CDS encoding glycoside hydrolase family protein, yielding MWLKRGVVMHVDNDNEWMVSHACVPTAIQINPETIRVYYAPRNQSGKSIPTYFDVSSKDPSKLLYKHDKAILDLGALGTFDDDGIMPCSAVRISENCIYLYYVGWNPSVSVPYRNAIGLAISHDNGDTFTKAFQGAIVERNRNEPFFTASPFVLKEDNVWHLWYASSTGFVIVDDKPEPLYEIKYAFSHDGIDWNRPNITCIAPSKQYECTARPTVIKEDGVYKMWFTYRGSVDYRGGKESYRIGYAESKDAVHWERMDSRAGIGLSEEGWDAAMQTYPSVINVGSKKYLFYNGNGFGKTGIGLAEWIV